The genomic interval CCGGCGCGGTGAAGCCGCTGATCTCAAGCTTGAGCCCCGGTCGTTCGGTCATGGCCTTGGCAACAGACTCAACCTTGGCCTGCTCACCTTCCTTGAAACCGTCCTTACCCGGCTCAAAAGCCATTACATCCATGTCCTCACCGCCGCCGAACATTGAACCGATCAACGCAAACGGTGAAGTTACGACTTTAACCAGCAGATTGACGATGGCCCGGCCGATAACCCGACCCAGCTTGAACTGCGGGTCGGAGAGGTCGCCTTCAACAGGGATGTCGAGGCGGATATTACCGCTGCTGTCCTTAAGCAGGGCCAGCCCGAGACCGATGGGAATGCTGGGAGCGTCGGGATTGTCGACCTTCTCACCCACCTCAAACTGGTAGATGTCGAAAACGTTATCCACGGCAATCAATTTGCCACGCAGCTTGACCCCCACATCGGAACTGAGCATCCCGGTACTGACCGGATAGGCGATGAACTTTTCGGTGTAAGGCGAGAGCTGGGTCATATCCAGATTGGCAAGGGATATGTTGATGTCGGTATCCGCACCTTCGGTTGTGGGCTGCAAAAAACCTTCCGCCACCAGCGGTGACTGCTTATCAAGGGTGGCATTAAAAGAAAGGTCGGTGCGCTGCCCGTGCGGCAGTTCAAGACCGCGCACAGCAGAACGCATTTTGGTGATGTCCAGCTCAAAGGCCGGGGAAACGGCGTAATCCTTGAAAGTGACCGTGCCGTTGCTCATGAAAATTTTATCTATAAAAATATTGTTTTCTTTTTTCTCTTCAGCTGTGGGAGCCTGCAATTCGGCAACTCCGTCAGCAGGGGCAACGCCATCCAACTGAGCCACTTCAGCCTTCTCCGCTGCCTGCTCGGCCTGCTCTTCCACAGCTTCTTCGTTCACGGGTTCGGCCCGCTTCCCGGTCAGCATGCGGGCAACGTTGAAAGTGCCATCCTGCTCGCGCTCAAGATTTGCCTGCGGAGCCAAAACAGCAATGGAACCGACCTTGACCTTGAGCGGTGCGGAGCGGAAATCGATCTCACGTACGGCCAGATCATCCATATGGAAAAACTGCTTATTGCCCTGATTATCGCGGATGAGCAGGTCCTTGAGCTGCACCTTGCCCTGATATCCGGCTGAAGGTTCGTTTGCAGCGGAAAAATTCCAGTTCCCGTTCACATCAATATGTCCACGGGCGATATTCAACTGCATTTCGGGCGGCAGGTAGCCGTTAAAATCACGCAACCGCAGCTTGCGGACCCGCACACTGCCTTTGCCTTTCAGGGATTGCGGTCCGGCCTGACCGCTGACTTTGATGGAACCGCGCTTGTTGACCAGAGCGGAAAAATCCAGCCTGAGGGGGGTCTTTTCCGGATAGGTCAGCCCGTTGACCCCGATGGTGATATCGCTGATATCGGTGACAGTCTTTTTAGTGGCTGCCCTGTCGGTGAATTCAAATCCTGAATTCCTGAGACTGAACCTGTTCAGGGCCACCTGCCACGGTTCACCCTCTGAATCAGAGGACTCAGTTGTTTCTGCGGAATCATCAGGCTCTTTGGCAGGAACACCGAGCTGCTTGGACTTGGCATTCTGCTGATGTTTTTCAATCTGCTTGAGCAGGTCAATTCCTTTTTTGTCCCGCATGAGCTTGATGAGCAGCTTGTTCAGATCAATGGAATCAATGACCACGGACTTCTTGTTCACGTCCACGGTGCCGTTGGTCATGGCAAATCCGCCGAGACCGATCAGGGTCTTGCCGCCGCCCTTTGGTTGCAGGTTCAGACCGTCAACATTGACCCGGATATTTTGCAGCCGCATGGTCCCGTTCTGCGCAGCAAAACTGAAATAACTGCCCAGCCCGACCTTGCCTCCGGCAACATCAAGAGGCAGGGGATCGTCCAGATAAGCATGGTAGTCCGGTATATCCAGATCTTCCAAAGCCACAGAACCGTTTACAGCAAGGGGCACAACACTCATGCCGCCCTGTCCGCTGATGATCTCGGTGGCATTGGAACCGATACGAAAATCCCACGTTCCGGCCGCATTCTCAGCCGTACTTACGTTTCCGGCATGAACCATGATCGGGCCGATTTTCTTGTTGAATCCTTTGCCGAAAGCATTGTCTGTAAAATCCACCACCCCGCCTTGAAGCTTGAAATCCTTGACCAGCGCGGCCAGTGCCGGGCCTCCTTCAGCCTCGGTTCCGTCTTCGGCCTTTTTAGATTCCTCACCGGCTTCAATGGACGGGGCAAGGTAGTCAAGCAGATCCGGGCTGCCATCTTCCTTTAGACCGACTTTGAGATAAGGATCATTCAGCCTGATGGAGGAAATCTTGACCAGACGTTGTAAAATGCTGACCTCTTCCAACTCAACATCAAGATCAGTAAACTTCAGCAGGGAAGGGCC from Desulfovibrio sp. JC010 carries:
- a CDS encoding DUF748 domain-containing protein; the protein is MLNKIREQWNRLNRPGKAGVVFAGVLIFYTLVGFLLIPFTLKKVALAKLPEVLNRPVQIERVAFNPYTLDLCLEGFAIGKKEGEGNLFAFKQFNLNFDSFSIFRLSLILDQIRIVDPLVDLSIFRGGSSVSDLIPEGDVEEEPQKDEVEAEKSMFPFIVRDLDVTNGTCRVYDKVRDVRHEIAGLDLYVPFTSSLSRDNEKQVHPTLNMVINGTPFVMKGHTLPFNQSLRTEFDFSLKNAQLAEYWPYLPIYETTELKSGSLSSDLVLSFERGDSLLPRVLISGKANISKFDLAARKGPSLLKFTDLDVELEEVSILQRLVKISSIRLNDPYLKVGLKEDGSPDLLDYLAPSIEAGEESKKAEDGTEAEGGPALAALVKDFKLQGGVVDFTDNAFGKGFNKKIGPIMVHAGNVSTAENAAGTWDFRIGSNATEIISGQGGMSVVPLAVNGSVALEDLDIPDYHAYLDDPLPLDVAGGKVGLGSYFSFAAQNGTMRLQNIRVNVDGLNLQPKGGGKTLIGLGGFAMTNGTVDVNKKSVVIDSIDLNKLLIKLMRDKKGIDLLKQIEKHQQNAKSKQLGVPAKEPDDSAETTESSDSEGEPWQVALNRFSLRNSGFEFTDRAATKKTVTDISDITIGVNGLTYPEKTPLRLDFSALVNKRGSIKVSGQAGPQSLKGKGSVRVRKLRLRDFNGYLPPEMQLNIARGHIDVNGNWNFSAANEPSAGYQGKVQLKDLLIRDNQGNKQFFHMDDLAVREIDFRSAPLKVKVGSIAVLAPQANLEREQDGTFNVARMLTGKRAEPVNEEAVEEQAEQAAEKAEVAQLDGVAPADGVAELQAPTAEEKKENNIFIDKIFMSNGTVTFKDYAVSPAFELDITKMRSAVRGLELPHGQRTDLSFNATLDKQSPLVAEGFLQPTTEGADTDINISLANLDMTQLSPYTEKFIAYPVSTGMLSSDVGVKLRGKLIAVDNVFDIYQFEVGEKVDNPDAPSIPIGLGLALLKDSSGNIRLDIPVEGDLSDPQFKLGRVIGRAIVNLLVKVVTSPFALIGSMFGGGEDMDVMAFEPGKDGFKEGEQAKVESVAKAMTERPGLKLEISGFTAPEDIPAMEEAEFRRQVAMPKFLDLEGDENAPESVDEVVVSEEEYPEYLETAYKDATFERPTNFLGIVVAQPVPDMEKALRDNIKITDTQLAELARKRAELVRTILVEQSGIGAERVFLKGMSATGKGAGPRVELGLQ